A single region of the Capra hircus breed San Clemente chromosome 14, ASM170441v1, whole genome shotgun sequence genome encodes:
- the MCMDC2 gene encoding MCM domain-containing protein 2, with product MSNLKMKEAALIYLDRSGGLQKFIDDCKYYNDSKQSYAVYRFNVLINPSDIVELDAELGNHILHQPLKAAQVFQSVCYIAVKTLSLIGQLQTETQINIVLKLTHLPPLPSYCLDLCEFPRDYTSQRFYTMQGIVIAMTTVTKYTQGARFLCSDEACPLSKGFQYVRVHVPGATESATVRNDFLCNLCSSSLQEDRKFRVLGDKQIVEIITAKSLHAFQGYCNNQPFRFQSLTVFLRDESVNKMNIGNEYKVIGIPTCVKTSQTAVCVEANSITFCIPKVPSGISDNFRCLLSLTSSSCWKFTAILANIFASQIVPPGTYNLLKLCLLMSLVQTSDRNKELENCLDILIVTSDTLLIDRLLNFSINLVPRGIRHSVSTEIFPTLSRNKYGTGAVSIQAGSALLAKGGICFIGDLATHKKDKLEQLQSAVESRSITVYISGKKFGDDVDQQMTFPVQCSFWSFLDMDSPSRRNIQKTNMLIGQMDCSLIPANLVESFALLINCNESSSCHPLLPTVQHTLKKAIDPEGLLYLASKQFTTEDFEKLLAFAKNLNVEFSLEAERMIHGYYLASRRIRTDSIYGSKLSASALKYLVSLSEAHARLNLRNKVLKEDVLIAALLFETSLTLKYGAAVFCVAPNAVFPFEQYNEEYLEQRDVFLTECQQQLQQFIATYGPGTAIFASDE from the exons ATGTCAAATCTAAAAATGAAAGAGGCAGCCCTTATCTATCTTGACAGAAGTGGAGGCCTCCAGAAGTTCATAGATGATTGCAAATACTACAATG ATTCGAAACAAAGTTATGCTGTCTATCGATTCAATGTTTTAATAAATCCCTCTGATATTGTTGAATTGGATGCTGAACTTGGAAATCACATTTTACACCAGCCTTTAAAAGCTGCTCAAGTTTTTCAATCA GTCTGTTATATTGCTGTTAAGACTCTCTCACTAATTGGACAGTTGCAGACTGAAACCCAA ATTAATATAGTGCTGAAGTTAACACATTTACCTCCTCTGCCAAGTTATTGTCTTGATCTTTGTGAGTTTCCACGTGATTATACATCTCAAAGATTTTATACGATGCAAGGAATTGTGATTGCAATGACAACTGTAACCAAATACACACAAGGTGCAAGATTTCTTTGTTCAGATGAAGCATGCCCTCTTTCAAAag gatttcagTATGTAAGAGTGCATGTACCTGGTGCTACAGAATCTGCAACAGTAAGAAATGACTTTTTGTGTAATCTATGTTCATCTTCACTTCAAGAAGACAGAAAATTTAGAGTACTTGGTG ATAAACAGATAGTTGAAATAATTACTGCAAAGTCACTTCATGCTTTTCAAGGATATTGTAACAACCAGCCATTTAGGTTTCAATCTCTTACAGTATTCCTCAGAG ATGAATCagtgaataaaatgaatatagGAAATGAGTATAAGGTTATTGGAATTCCAACCTGTGTAAAAACATCACAGACTGCTGTCTGTGTAGAAGCAAATAGTATCACTTTTTGCATTCCAAAAG TTCCTTCAGGAATTAGTGACAATTTCAGGTGTCTCCTCTCTCTGACTTCCAGCTCATGCTGGAAGTTTACAGCCATACTTGCCAACATCTTTGCATCACAGATTGTTCCTCCTGGGACTTACAATTTGCTCAAGCTCTGTTTGCTGATGAGTCTAGTACAGACAAGTGACCGTAACAAGGAACTGGAAAATTGCTTGGATATTTTAATCGTAACAAGTGATACTCTACTCATAGACAG gCTTTTGAATTTTAGTATAAACCTTGTGCCCCGTGGAATACGTCATTCAGTCTCTACTGAAATTTTCCCTACTCTATCCAGGAATAAGTATGGAACTGGAGCAGTTAGCATTCAAGCTGGCAGTGCTTTGCTAGCTAAAGGTGGTATCTGCTTTATAGGAGACTTGGctacacacaaaaaagataaaCTTGAACAGCTCCAGTCAG CTGTGGAAAGTAGAAGCATCACAGTCTACATCTCGGGAAAGAAGTTTGGGGATGATGTGGATCAACAAATGACTTTTCCAGTTCAGTGTAGTTTTTGGTCTTTTCTTGATATGGATTCACCCTCAAGGAGAAATATACAGAAAACCAATATGCTAAttggtcagatg GATTGCAGTTTAATTCCAGCTAATCTTGTAGAGTCCTTTGCATTATTGATTAACTGCAACGAATCATCTTCTTGCCACCCACTTCTTCCAACTGTGCAACATACTTTAAAGAAAGCCATTGATCCTGAAGGGCTGCTTTATTTAGCTTCTAAACAGTTCACAACTGAAGATTTTGAAAAG CTACTTGCTTTTGCAAAAAATTTGAATGTCGAATTCagcttggaggcagaaagaaTGATTCATGGCTATTACCTAGCAAGTCGCAGAATCAGAACAGATTCTATATATGGATCAAAACTGTCAGCATCtgcattaaaatattt AGTTTCCCTATCTGAAGCCCATGCTCGACTGAACTTAAGGAATAAAGTGCTTAAAGAAGATGTACTAATTGCAGCCTTATTATTTGAAACATCTCTAACACTGAAATATG